A window from Micromonospora terminaliae encodes these proteins:
- a CDS encoding DUF6510 family protein: MTDMSYVDGNMLDGPLREVFAVDLSSAIGRCDHCGMTGPMAGLHVYSHAPGLIGRCPACTEVMVRLVRAPDQAWLDLRGTTFLQIPMPLDQPHPRPL, translated from the coding sequence ATGACCGACATGTCCTACGTGGACGGCAACATGCTCGACGGGCCGCTGCGCGAAGTCTTCGCCGTCGACCTCAGTTCCGCCATCGGGCGCTGCGACCACTGCGGCATGACCGGCCCGATGGCGGGGCTGCACGTCTACTCGCACGCTCCCGGGCTGATCGGACGCTGCCCGGCCTGCACCGAGGTGATGGTGCGCCTGGTCCGCGCGCCCGACCAGGCCTGGCTCGACCTGCGGGGCACCACCTTCCTGCAGATTCCCATGCCCCTGGACCAGCCCCACCCGCGCCCACTCTGA
- a CDS encoding MFS transporter, producing MTATLPAGRLGPDFHRLWTASAVANLGDGVTLVAAPLLVASLTPDPAAVAAAAFAPQLPWLLLAPVSGALVDRLDRRRLIVAVNVGRALVLAALAGAVLAGVATVPLVCLAFFLTGVGETLADTAAGALLPSVVPADRLEQANSRLSATFVIGNQFVAKPFGAYLFVVAAALPFGFDAATFGLAALLLALLRWRPAPPATPPAPADPRRSLRAEVVEGVRALWAVPVLRTLAGCIAVMNVAFCAAFAAFVLYARQRLGLAEVGYGVLLTASAVGGLAGSALATRLRSRFGTPALLRAGLLIEIGLQLVLAGTRQPVVAGAALAVWGGHAMVWGVLVVSLRQRLVPDRLRGRVTGVYALADLGGAALGTVAGGILARATGSLLAPFWLAAAALTVLTVLAWRRLGDTGG from the coding sequence ATGACGGCCACCCTTCCCGCGGGCCGGCTCGGCCCCGACTTCCACCGCCTCTGGACGGCCTCGGCCGTCGCCAATCTCGGCGACGGCGTCACCCTGGTGGCCGCGCCGCTGCTGGTCGCCTCGCTCACCCCCGATCCGGCGGCGGTGGCCGCCGCGGCGTTCGCCCCGCAACTGCCGTGGCTGCTCCTCGCCCCGGTCAGCGGGGCGCTCGTGGACCGGCTCGACCGCCGCCGGCTGATCGTCGCCGTCAACGTGGGCCGCGCGCTGGTGCTGGCCGCGCTGGCCGGGGCCGTGCTCGCCGGGGTGGCCACCGTGCCGCTGGTCTGCCTCGCCTTCTTCCTCACCGGCGTCGGCGAGACCCTGGCCGACACGGCCGCCGGGGCGCTGCTGCCGTCGGTGGTGCCCGCCGATCGCCTGGAGCAGGCCAACAGCCGGCTCTCCGCCACCTTCGTGATCGGCAACCAGTTCGTGGCCAAGCCGTTCGGGGCGTACCTCTTCGTGGTGGCCGCGGCGCTGCCGTTCGGGTTCGACGCGGCCACCTTCGGGCTGGCCGCGCTGCTGCTGGCCCTGCTGCGCTGGCGGCCGGCGCCCCCCGCGACACCGCCGGCGCCGGCGGATCCGCGCCGGTCGCTGCGCGCCGAGGTCGTGGAAGGCGTACGGGCGCTGTGGGCCGTGCCGGTGCTGCGCACCCTGGCCGGCTGCATCGCCGTCATGAACGTGGCGTTCTGCGCCGCGTTCGCCGCCTTCGTGCTCTACGCCCGGCAGCGGCTCGGCCTCGCCGAGGTCGGGTACGGCGTCCTGCTGACCGCCTCGGCCGTCGGCGGGCTGGCCGGCAGCGCGCTGGCCACCCGGCTGCGGTCCCGGTTCGGCACGCCCGCGCTGCTGCGGGCCGGACTGCTCATCGAGATCGGGCTCCAGCTCGTGCTGGCCGGCACGCGGCAGCCGGTGGTCGCCGGTGCCGCGCTGGCGGTGTGGGGCGGGCACGCCATGGTCTGGGGCGTGCTCGTGGTGTCGCTGCGGCAGCGGCTCGTGCCGGACCGGCTGCGCGGCCGGGTGACCGGTGTCTACGCCCTGGCCGATCTCGGCGGGGCGGCGCTGGGCACGGTCGCGGGCGGGATCCTGGCCCGGGCCACCGGGAGTCTCCTGGCGCCGTTCTGGCTGGCCGCGGCGGCGCTCACGGTGCTCACGGTGCTGGCCTGGCGCCGGCTCGGCGACACCGGCGGCTGA
- a CDS encoding glycosyltransferase family 4 protein codes for MLVDNKVEGDSRVQKIARSAAEAGWDVTLLGRSPDGTERSWRLGAAEVRLLPMPEPLHRRRHEFRRSLRWPLAYRSGGIAEHRAQWVRAWRADLAVRAALVARRAAAGELAGARLGRARRALRRREVAAGLLDRWVWLRTKMMNRVRYGRRFRGPWDRAYTLFWQLVQGDRAWRRLEPGLWDYELAYGPEVDRLRPDLIHAHDFRMLGVGARAKIRAAGQGRRVALVWDAHEFLPGIKPWRDHARWLPAHRAHEREYAPYADAVLTVSADLAELLRREHGLAEAPAVLLNAPADDHRPADDAPPPDLRAECGLGPDVPLLVYSGAAAPQRGLDTLVEALPRLPGVHLALVVNPALRYVEGLAERAARLGAADRLHVLPYVPHWQVVPFLSGADVGVIPIHHWPNHEIALITKFFEYAHARLPVVVSDVRTMAATVRETGQGEVFRAGDVDDFVRAVTAVLDDPAPHRAAYDRPGLLAGWTWTAQADVLEAAYRRLLPDAPPPPDGDTTDPPTPRGALRCPPQT; via the coding sequence ATGCTCGTCGACAACAAGGTCGAGGGCGACTCCCGGGTGCAGAAGATCGCCCGGTCCGCCGCCGAGGCCGGGTGGGACGTGACGCTGCTCGGCCGTTCCCCGGACGGCACCGAACGGAGCTGGCGGCTGGGGGCCGCCGAGGTGCGGCTGCTGCCGATGCCCGAGCCGCTGCACCGGCGCCGGCACGAGTTCCGCCGCTCGCTGCGCTGGCCGCTGGCGTACCGGTCGGGCGGCATCGCCGAGCACCGCGCCCAGTGGGTCCGGGCCTGGCGCGCCGACCTGGCCGTCCGGGCCGCCCTCGTGGCGCGGCGCGCCGCCGCCGGTGAGCTGGCCGGCGCCCGGCTCGGCCGGGCGCGGCGGGCGCTGCGCCGGCGGGAGGTCGCCGCCGGGCTGCTCGACCGCTGGGTGTGGCTGCGCACGAAGATGATGAACCGGGTCCGGTACGGCCGCCGCTTCCGCGGCCCGTGGGACCGGGCGTACACGCTGTTCTGGCAGCTGGTCCAGGGTGACCGGGCGTGGCGGCGGCTGGAGCCGGGGCTCTGGGACTACGAGCTGGCCTACGGTCCCGAGGTGGACCGGCTGCGCCCGGACCTGATCCACGCGCACGACTTCCGGATGCTCGGTGTCGGCGCCCGCGCCAAGATCCGCGCGGCCGGCCAGGGTCGCCGGGTGGCGCTGGTCTGGGACGCCCACGAGTTCCTGCCCGGGATCAAACCGTGGCGGGACCACGCCCGCTGGCTGCCCGCCCACCGGGCGCACGAGCGGGAGTACGCGCCGTACGCCGACGCCGTGCTCACCGTCTCGGCCGACCTGGCCGAGCTGCTGCGCCGCGAGCACGGGCTCGCCGAGGCGCCCGCCGTGCTGCTCAACGCCCCCGCCGACGACCACCGCCCGGCCGACGACGCGCCGCCGCCGGACCTGCGGGCCGAGTGCGGCCTCGGTCCCGACGTGCCGCTGCTGGTCTACAGCGGCGCGGCCGCGCCGCAGCGCGGGCTGGACACCCTGGTCGAGGCGCTGCCCCGGCTGCCGGGCGTGCACCTCGCGCTCGTGGTGAACCCGGCGCTGCGCTACGTCGAGGGGCTGGCCGAGCGGGCCGCCCGGCTCGGCGCGGCCGACCGCCTGCACGTGCTGCCGTACGTACCCCACTGGCAGGTGGTGCCGTTCCTGTCCGGCGCCGACGTCGGGGTCATCCCGATCCACCACTGGCCCAACCACGAGATCGCCCTGATCACCAAGTTCTTCGAGTACGCGCACGCCCGGCTGCCCGTGGTGGTCAGCGACGTGCGGACCATGGCGGCCACGGTGCGGGAGACCGGCCAGGGCGAGGTGTTCCGGGCCGGCGACGTCGACGACTTCGTCCGGGCCGTGACCGCCGTGCTGGACGACCCCGCCCCGCACCGCGCCGCGTACGACCGGCCGGGGCTGCTCGCCGGCTGGACCTGGACGGCCCAGGCCGACGTGCTGGAGGCGGCGTACCGCCGGCTGCTGCCCGACGCCCCGCCCCCGCCCGACGGAGACACGACCGACCCGCCGACTCCCCGAGGAGCGCTCCGGTGCCCACCCCAGACGTGA